From a region of the Fischerella sp. JS2 genome:
- a CDS encoding alpha/beta hydrolase: MTMIEDALDGSIIHLRQWVNLQVCHSPGATPAVVFIHGGTGNRFNFRSQYEFVQNQGWQVLAYDLAGHGQSSPYRHYSIGRHCRDLQRLLHYFDIDSPILCCHSYGVPIGLEFTQHYPVSGLIAIAGGTHDLAPWWEIPLMKFMAFGGRYLYYLPGVQQITNFFSTSYRNHVMELFFAENPVPKDFSSYKALEIFWDYNFFARHPLLKNLHIPVLVITAGKDPMFTRQMGDDLARHFVNSTHLHFANAGHLVMAEQADLVNDAIAKWMISIADRH; this comes from the coding sequence ATGACTATGATTGAAGATGCCTTAGACGGTTCAATAATTCATCTACGCCAATGGGTAAATTTACAAGTCTGCCATAGTCCAGGTGCAACTCCTGCTGTGGTTTTTATTCACGGAGGTACAGGAAACCGCTTTAATTTCCGTTCTCAATACGAATTTGTCCAGAATCAAGGTTGGCAAGTTCTAGCTTACGACTTAGCAGGACACGGCCAGTCTAGTCCTTACAGACACTACTCCATAGGGCGGCATTGTCGAGATTTGCAGCGATTATTGCACTATTTTGACATTGATTCGCCCATACTGTGCTGCCACAGTTATGGAGTTCCGATTGGCTTAGAGTTTACCCAGCACTATCCAGTCAGTGGTCTAATTGCTATTGCTGGTGGTACTCATGACTTAGCACCTTGGTGGGAAATTCCCTTGATGAAGTTTATGGCGTTTGGGGGAAGGTATCTTTACTATCTGCCTGGTGTGCAGCAAATAACCAATTTTTTCTCTACCTCTTACCGTAATCACGTCATGGAACTGTTTTTTGCTGAAAATCCAGTTCCTAAAGATTTCAGTTCCTACAAAGCCTTAGAAATATTTTGGGACTATAACTTTTTTGCCCGTCACCCTTTGCTAAAAAATTTACACATTCCTGTTTTAGTGATTACCGCAGGCAAAGACCCAATGTTTACTCGCCAGATGGGAGATGATTTAGCGAGACACTTTGTTAACAGTACTCATTTACACTTTGCGAATGCGGGACATTTAGTGATGGCAGAACAGGCGGACTTAGTAAATGATGCGATCGCTAAGTGGATGATTTCAATTGCTGATAGACATTAG
- a CDS encoding alpha/beta hydrolase codes for MKYLRSQILLLISALTLLSCNYSQSVQAKPSPVAPVKNLSILPPQPSASDLAVPLTYKIETYNSQVMGGSRTYGISLPLGYEKNSNQRYPVIFLLHGGHGNPKDWWLEQKGNALMTLQKLYATGKLPPSIVITPDGNDKRGSSPYWDPQYIDGPHGNVSTAIGSELVKIIQRRYRTLPNPDFWAIGGLSSGGWGAINVGLHNVNNFSILFSHSGYFKDQSGPQNSPIIHIRNISPQAQQRLRIYLDTGRSDIEEIEEAKQFTQVLSQLKIHNMFHEFPGGHTWNYWRQHLADSLTFVGEQFRIAQTAHTADNLTLKK; via the coding sequence ATGAAATACTTACGATCGCAAATTCTGCTATTGATTTCGGCCCTAACTTTACTCAGCTGCAATTACTCGCAAAGCGTACAAGCCAAACCGTCGCCAGTTGCACCAGTAAAAAATCTCTCTATTTTACCACCACAACCAAGTGCCAGTGATTTGGCTGTTCCCCTCACCTACAAAATTGAAACTTACAACAGCCAGGTGATGGGAGGAAGTCGCACCTATGGCATATCTTTACCTCTTGGTTATGAAAAAAACTCAAACCAGCGCTATCCCGTAATTTTTCTTCTTCATGGCGGACACGGTAATCCTAAGGATTGGTGGTTAGAGCAAAAGGGAAACGCACTTATGACCCTGCAAAAATTATATGCCACAGGCAAACTACCACCTAGTATTGTCATTACACCAGACGGTAACGACAAACGTGGTTCTAGTCCCTACTGGGACCCCCAATATATTGATGGTCCTCATGGTAATGTTTCTACTGCGATTGGGTCTGAACTGGTGAAGATTATCCAAAGACGCTATCGCACGTTACCTAATCCCGATTTTTGGGCAATTGGAGGACTATCTTCTGGTGGATGGGGTGCAATAAATGTAGGATTACATAATGTAAATAATTTTTCAATTTTATTTAGTCATAGCGGCTATTTTAAAGATCAAAGCGGTCCCCAAAATAGCCCGATAATTCATATCAGAAATATTTCTCCTCAAGCACAACAAAGATTGCGAATTTATCTGGATACCGGGAGATCAGATATCGAAGAGATAGAAGAAGCTAAACAGTTTACTCAAGTATTAAGCCAACTGAAAATTCATAACATGTTTCATGAGTTTCCTGGCGGTCACACGTGGAATTATTGGCGTCAACATTTGGCAGATTCGTTGACTTTTGTAGGAGAACAATTTCGGATAGCACAAACAGCACATACTGCTGATAATTTAACTTTAAAAAAATGA
- a CDS encoding alpha/beta hydrolase produces MKLSKIVIGMISAIAILTVGGYWYVFILGAPQLDPPQQQTNTGLKFQLKTFNSQAMGKARQYGVILPPGYEKNPRQRYPVIFLLHGGHDDARAYVDKYAILDILHELYQSGKLPSSIVITPDGNDNRGSSPLYDPNYYDGPNGKVGTLIGSELVQHVKSRYRTLEEPQFWAMGGISSGGWGAFNIGLRYLKNFNILFSHSGYFTDDSGSQNSPQQIVQQLSAADRKQLRVYLDAGKNDRDLLASTQTFHQTLNKLGIQNVFYAFPGGHGLSGPDIGWNYFHKHLKDSLTYVGEQFKKQMGR; encoded by the coding sequence ATGAAATTATCTAAGATTGTCATCGGCATGATCAGCGCGATCGCAATTCTTACAGTAGGTGGCTACTGGTATGTATTCATTTTGGGTGCGCCACAGCTAGATCCACCTCAACAACAAACAAATACTGGGCTAAAGTTTCAATTAAAAACATTCAACAGCCAAGCAATGGGTAAAGCCCGTCAATACGGCGTGATTTTACCTCCAGGCTATGAAAAAAATCCTCGCCAACGTTATCCAGTTATCTTTCTACTGCACGGCGGTCATGATGATGCCCGTGCTTATGTTGACAAATATGCCATTTTAGACATATTACATGAACTTTATCAAAGTGGGAAATTACCATCATCAATTGTAATTACACCAGATGGTAACGATAATCGTGGTTCTAGCCCTTTATATGACCCCAACTATTATGATGGGCCTAATGGAAAAGTAGGGACTTTGATCGGCTCAGAATTAGTCCAACATGTCAAGTCACGCTATCGTACTCTAGAAGAACCACAATTTTGGGCGATGGGCGGTATATCTTCTGGGGGATGGGGAGCATTTAATATTGGATTACGCTATCTGAAAAACTTCAACATTTTGTTTAGCCACAGTGGTTACTTTACTGATGACAGTGGTTCACAAAATAGTCCCCAACAAATTGTGCAACAATTATCAGCCGCAGATAGAAAGCAACTCCGCGTATATTTAGATGCTGGGAAAAATGATAGGGATTTACTAGCTTCTACTCAAACCTTCCATCAAACCTTAAACAAGTTGGGTATACAAAATGTGTTTTATGCTTTCCCTGGAGGACATGGTTTATCTGGGCCCGATATCGGTTGGAACTATTTTCATAAGCATCTTAAGGATTCGCTTACCTATGTAGGAGAACAGTTTAAGAAGCAGATGGGGAGATAG
- a CDS encoding phosphatidylglycerol lysyltransferase domain-containing protein, protein MTNDLKTRIGLWSAALLTGLVAVVNLVSAVTPNLYGRNFLLKEFLPFEIRAGGHIFAALTGFVLFTLATNLLRRKRVAWLLTIGLLVISIVSHLLKGLDYEESLLSGLLLVQLIMMRHVFTAQSDRPSIAKGVRVLIVALLFTLAYGTIGFYLLDNKFSVNFSLRDAILQTLAMFFTEDNAGLQPRTRFGEFFANSIYIIAASTFIYALIMLLRPVFLRDLTTLNQRQKAREIVKNYGCSSLAAFALLSDKSYFFSPSDQSVIAYVPKGRGAIALGDPIGPIADRRETIIAFQQFCQRNDWYPAFYQTLPDDINLYMSLGFQALKIGEEAIVDLKSFTLQGKAGKNLRSALNRMTKLGYEVRFYQPPIADDLLRQLKIVSDEWLQMVQGSEKHFSLGWFDETYLKECEIAVVQSSHGEIIAFANIVSEYQLNEITNDLMRHRKSIENGTMDFLFISMFQHYKEQGYDSFNLGLSALAGVGETQQSRRLEKTLHYLYQHLERFYNFQGLHAYKDKFHPIWQSRYLVYPSLAALPDVIVALIRADSGDRLLDYFKPGA, encoded by the coding sequence ATGACAAATGACTTAAAAACTCGAATTGGACTGTGGAGTGCAGCACTGCTTACGGGTTTGGTCGCAGTGGTGAACTTAGTATCAGCAGTGACACCCAATCTCTATGGTCGGAATTTTTTATTGAAGGAATTTTTACCTTTTGAAATTCGTGCTGGTGGTCACATATTTGCAGCTTTGACTGGATTTGTTTTATTCACACTTGCTACTAACTTGTTGCGTCGCAAACGTGTTGCTTGGTTACTGACCATTGGCTTGTTGGTTATTTCGATTGTCAGCCATTTACTCAAGGGTTTGGACTATGAAGAAAGCCTGCTGTCTGGGTTACTGCTGGTGCAATTAATTATGATGCGTCATGTTTTTACAGCCCAGTCAGACCGTCCTTCAATTGCTAAAGGAGTACGGGTATTAATTGTTGCTTTACTGTTTACTTTGGCATATGGAACTATCGGATTTTACTTGTTAGACAACAAATTTTCAGTGAATTTTAGTTTGAGAGATGCCATACTTCAAACTCTAGCAATGTTCTTTACTGAAGATAATGCTGGACTGCAACCAAGAACGCGATTTGGTGAGTTCTTTGCCAATTCTATATACATAATTGCAGCCAGTACTTTTATTTATGCATTAATTATGCTATTGCGTCCAGTATTTTTACGTGATTTAACTACCCTTAATCAACGACAAAAAGCCAGAGAAATTGTCAAAAATTACGGATGTTCTTCTTTAGCCGCATTTGCTTTATTAAGTGATAAAAGTTACTTTTTTAGTCCTTCTGATCAGAGTGTAATTGCTTATGTTCCTAAAGGAAGAGGTGCGATCGCTTTAGGAGATCCCATCGGGCCGATTGCAGACCGCAGAGAGACAATAATTGCCTTTCAGCAATTTTGCCAACGTAACGATTGGTATCCTGCTTTTTACCAAACTTTACCTGATGACATTAACCTATACATGTCTTTGGGATTTCAAGCTTTAAAAATTGGAGAAGAAGCGATTGTTGACCTCAAAAGCTTTACCTTACAAGGAAAAGCAGGTAAAAACCTCCGTAGCGCCCTAAATCGCATGACGAAGCTAGGGTATGAGGTCAGATTCTACCAACCACCTATTGCTGATGACTTGTTGCGCCAGTTAAAAATAGTCAGTGACGAGTGGTTGCAAATGGTGCAAGGTTCAGAAAAGCATTTTTCTTTAGGTTGGTTTGACGAAACTTACCTGAAGGAGTGTGAAATTGCTGTGGTACAGTCTTCTCACGGTGAAATTATTGCTTTTGCCAACATTGTATCTGAGTACCAACTCAATGAAATCACTAATGACTTAATGCGACACCGCAAGTCGATAGAAAACGGTACAATGGATTTCTTATTTATTTCTATGTTCCAACACTATAAGGAACAGGGTTACGATAGTTTTAATCTGGGTCTGTCTGCTTTAGCAGGAGTTGGTGAAACTCAACAGTCAAGACGTCTGGAGAAGACATTACACTATCTTTATCAGCATCTTGAGCGATTCTATAATTTCCAGGGTTTGCACGCCTACAAAGATAAGTTTCACCCCATTTGGCAATCCCGTTATCTTGTTTATCCTAGCTTGGCAGCTTTACCTGATGTTATTGTGGCATTAATTCGAGCCGATTCTGGCGATCGCCTCCTCGATTATTTTAAACCAGGAGCATAG